Proteins encoded within one genomic window of Bifidobacteriaceae bacterium:
- a CDS encoding zinc-dependent alcohol dehydrogenase family protein produces MKAAVMRGPGDVRVEEREHPRIQEPTDAVIRVAAACVCGSDLWPYRGIAALDWPAPMGHEYVGVVEEVGPEVASVKVGDFVVGSFFASDNTCELCRAGYQSRCLHWQRVAGAQAEYLRVPLADGTLVPTPGEPDWALVPSLLTASDVLGTGWFGAVAAEVAPGKTVVVVGDGAVGLLAVLSAKALGAERIVAMSRNPARQALAREFGATDVLEERGDDAVARVKDLTAGLGAHSVVEAVGTQESMVQAIRSCRPGGHVGFVGLGHQVAVSGLDLFYAEVHLFGGPAPVRRFLPDLIGRIWMGEINPGRVFDLTLPLAQAPEAYKAMDERRAVKVLLRP; encoded by the coding sequence ATGAAGGCAGCAGTCATGCGCGGGCCCGGCGACGTCCGGGTGGAAGAGCGCGAGCACCCGCGAATCCAAGAGCCCACCGACGCGGTGATTCGCGTGGCGGCGGCCTGCGTTTGCGGCTCCGACCTGTGGCCTTATCGGGGGATCGCGGCCCTGGACTGGCCCGCGCCGATGGGGCATGAGTACGTCGGGGTGGTCGAAGAGGTCGGCCCCGAAGTGGCGAGCGTCAAGGTTGGCGACTTCGTGGTCGGCTCGTTCTTCGCCTCTGACAACACCTGCGAGCTCTGCCGGGCGGGCTACCAGTCGCGGTGCCTTCATTGGCAGCGGGTCGCCGGGGCGCAGGCGGAGTATCTGCGGGTCCCGCTGGCGGACGGCACGCTGGTGCCCACCCCGGGCGAACCGGACTGGGCTTTGGTGCCGTCGCTGTTGACGGCATCGGACGTGTTGGGCACCGGCTGGTTCGGGGCCGTCGCCGCCGAGGTCGCGCCCGGCAAAACCGTTGTCGTGGTGGGCGACGGCGCGGTGGGCCTGCTGGCCGTCTTGTCCGCCAAGGCGCTAGGCGCGGAGCGGATCGTGGCGATGAGCCGGAACCCCGCCCGCCAGGCGTTGGCGCGGGAGTTCGGCGCGACCGACGTTTTGGAAGAACGCGGCGACGATGCCGTCGCCCGGGTCAAGGACCTGACCGCCGGTTTGGGCGCGCACAGCGTTGTGGAGGCGGTGGGCACCCAGGAGTCAATGGTCCAGGCCATCCGCTCTTGCCGGCCTGGCGGCCACGTCGGGTTTGTGGGCCTGGGCCACCAGGTGGCGGTCAGCGGTCTGGACTTGTTCTACGCGGAAGTCCACCTGTTCGGCGGCCCCGCCCCGGTCCGCCGGTTCCTGCCGGACCTGATAGGGCGCATCTGGATGGGCGAGATCAATCCGGGCCGCGTGTTCGACTTGACGTTGCCGCTGGCCCAGGCGCCGGAGGCGTACAAGGCCATGGACGAACGCCGGGCCGTCAAGGTCCTCCTCCGCCCGTAG
- a CDS encoding histidine kinase → MATESAGRLRGWPSRAARVVGRGLAGTSEGRGPAWAGWPTTGKGRVIAVSCWALVLAGSFTLSLVSLWSFFRFGQASSSPAHIPDAVFASLLLSVPLLAVGRSPLFTMRVMAIGLAWIVFCSGERPPWPWPPSALVLYAIVLMLAARATPASQLPSLWVWTIAALWISGRGASAAAFVSLAAAAVLLLALGAALRDRTEARQEAAAASAARDAEAEELAVLAERARIARELHDAVAHHMAMISIQAQAAPMRTPDLPQPAVEAFALIERAAREALTETRGIVGLLRGDQAEREPAPGIAGIRDLVGAAQANGLPVTLTMGAVPESVPASTSLAAYRMVQEGLANAARHAPGASVHVAVTHAGDDLRIAITNGPAARP, encoded by the coding sequence ATGGCCACCGAATCCGCCGGGCGACTGAGGGGCTGGCCCTCGCGCGCGGCCCGCGTGGTGGGCAGGGGTCTGGCGGGCACGTCGGAGGGACGCGGACCCGCGTGGGCGGGCTGGCCCACCACCGGCAAGGGGCGAGTGATCGCCGTCTCGTGCTGGGCTTTGGTTCTGGCCGGATCGTTCACTTTGTCGCTGGTCTCGCTTTGGTCGTTTTTCCGGTTCGGCCAGGCCTCCTCCAGCCCGGCCCACATCCCGGACGCCGTGTTCGCGTCGCTTCTGCTTTCAGTGCCGTTGTTGGCGGTGGGACGGTCGCCGCTGTTCACCATGCGGGTCATGGCGATCGGCTTGGCGTGGATCGTGTTCTGCTCGGGCGAGCGGCCACCGTGGCCCTGGCCGCCGTCCGCCCTGGTCTTGTACGCGATCGTGTTGATGCTCGCCGCGCGTGCGACGCCGGCATCGCAGCTGCCCAGCCTGTGGGTTTGGACCATCGCCGCGCTGTGGATCTCCGGCCGGGGGGCCTCCGCGGCCGCGTTCGTCTCTCTCGCGGCCGCGGCCGTGCTGCTATTGGCGCTCGGGGCGGCGCTGCGGGACCGGACGGAGGCCCGCCAGGAGGCGGCGGCCGCCAGCGCCGCCAGGGACGCGGAGGCAGAGGAGTTGGCCGTGTTGGCGGAGCGGGCCCGGATCGCCCGAGAGCTGCACGATGCCGTGGCGCACCACATGGCCATGATCTCCATTCAGGCGCAGGCCGCGCCGATGCGCACCCCGGACCTGCCGCAGCCCGCCGTCGAGGCGTTCGCCTTGATTGAGCGGGCCGCCCGCGAAGCGCTGACGGAGACCCGCGGAATTGTGGGACTGCTGCGCGGCGACCAGGCGGAACGCGAACCCGCGCCTGGGATCGCGGGGATTCGCGACCTGGTGGGGGCCGCCCAAGCGAACGGTTTGCCGGTCACTTTGACCATGGGAGCGGTGCCCGAATCGGTTCCCGCCTCGACTTCCCTGGCCGCCTACCGCATGGTCCAGGAGGGGCTGGCGAACGCCGCCCGCCACGCGCCGGGGGCCAGCGTCCACGTGGCGGTCACACACGCCGGGGACGACCTGAGGATCGCGATCACCAACGGACCGGCGGCCCGCCCATGA